Proteins encoded by one window of Nitrospinaceae bacterium:
- a CDS encoding FkbM family methyltransferase gives MPEQLILMKNIIGDVPDINITDLGASAIGEVPLYEPLIQSKTATATGFEPQKEEYDKLSATQNSRIRYLPYAIGDGKEHTLHICKAPGMTSFLEPDMEILSHFEGFSDWGSVVQTQRTKTKKLDDIPEIRDTHYLKLDIQGFELTALRYGRKVLENTLAIQVEMNFIPFYKKQPLFAEIDQRLRKSGFVLHEFANIRSQPFLPISASEKVNRGQFLWTDAHYIRPFVKLHSLAEDSLLRIATVAHEVYRSYSLSALALRHYDNKCGTTLEKTYLDDFVNA, from the coding sequence ATGCCAGAGCAATTGATTTTAATGAAAAACATCATTGGTGATGTACCCGATATCAATATTACCGATCTCGGAGCCTCCGCCATCGGCGAGGTGCCACTTTATGAGCCCTTGATCCAATCGAAAACGGCAACGGCAACAGGATTCGAGCCCCAGAAAGAGGAATACGACAAACTTTCAGCCACGCAAAATTCCCGTATCCGTTATCTGCCTTACGCCATCGGGGACGGAAAAGAACATACCCTTCATATTTGCAAGGCCCCCGGCATGACCTCTTTTTTAGAGCCGGACATGGAAATTCTTTCTCATTTCGAAGGATTTTCCGACTGGGGCTCGGTAGTTCAAACACAGAGAACCAAAACAAAAAAACTGGACGACATCCCAGAAATCCGTGACACCCATTACCTGAAACTCGACATTCAAGGGTTCGAGCTAACCGCCCTGCGGTATGGGCGCAAGGTTCTTGAAAATACGCTGGCCATTCAAGTTGAAATGAATTTTATTCCATTCTACAAAAAGCAGCCGCTATTTGCGGAAATCGATCAACGACTACGCAAATCAGGCTTCGTTCTTCATGAATTCGCCAACATCCGTTCTCAACCATTCCTACCCATATCAGCCAGTGAGAAAGTAAACCGTGGGCAGTTTTTATGGACAGATGCCCACTACATAAGGCCATTCGTGAAACTTCACTCCCTCGCCGAAGATAGTCTTCTCCGGATAGCGACCGTAGCCCATGAGGTTTACCGATCATATTCTCTGTCGGCCCTCGCCCTTCGACACTACGACAATAAGTGCGGCACTACGCTTGAAAAAACCTACTTAGATGATTTTGTAAACGCCTGA